A single Bifidobacterium scardovii JCM 12489 = DSM 13734 DNA region contains:
- a CDS encoding TetR/AcrR family transcriptional regulator: MARNTHPEVTERRILEAARDLFAEQGYEKTSIQNIVDRLGDLSKGAIYHHFASKEAILDRLTSMDWDSSQGLRDRIMADTGLNGMEKLRTLLSMAMTDEDHNQLNQEAARFLNDPTTLASNLHFWASELPDHWMPILEAGIADGSIPTEYPREAAELISLLTNYWLLTQFYPATRAELKKRVTCLATMLAAIGVPAFDADMIDLMTDFYARLDGHGSGQSSPSAGTAG; the protein is encoded by the coding sequence ATGGCACGCAACACGCATCCGGAAGTGACCGAGCGGCGCATCCTCGAAGCGGCGCGGGACCTGTTCGCGGAGCAGGGCTACGAGAAAACATCGATCCAAAACATCGTCGACCGGCTCGGCGACCTGTCCAAAGGCGCCATATACCATCATTTCGCCTCCAAGGAGGCGATCCTCGACCGGCTCACCAGCATGGACTGGGATTCCAGCCAGGGGCTGCGCGACCGGATCATGGCCGACACCGGCCTGAACGGCATGGAAAAGCTGCGCACGCTGCTCAGCATGGCCATGACAGACGAGGATCACAACCAGCTCAACCAAGAGGCGGCGCGGTTCCTCAACGATCCGACCACGCTGGCCAGCAACCTGCACTTCTGGGCCAGCGAACTGCCCGATCACTGGATGCCGATCCTCGAGGCGGGCATCGCCGACGGCTCCATCCCCACCGAATACCCGCGCGAGGCTGCCGAGCTGATCTCCCTGCTCACCAATTACTGGCTGCTCACGCAGTTCTATCCGGCCACGCGCGCCGAGCTGAAGAAGCGCGTCACCTGTCTGGCCACCATGCTCGCCGCAATCGGCGTGCCCGCGTTCGACGCCGACATGATCGACCTGATGACCGACTTCTACGCACGTCTCGACGGGCATGGCTCCGGCCAGTCCTCCCCCTCGGCCGGCACCGCCGGGTAA
- a CDS encoding MFS transporter: MTLPTTNTGDSAAVAAGRTAPRNGDSPHSPLLGRDFLLLVAGQGISLFGNMMLRFAMSMWVLDETGSAASFASILAVSIAPTILLSPFGGVLADRVNRRTIMVALDALSAALVLASAIVFAAVGFSIAAIAAMQVSLAVLGAFETPTVQAALPQLFRSHGPATMRQGMAVINQVQQLGSLLPSFLGGVLYAAFGIRTMMIVTIASFAGAAALECLIRLGAPDRGEGRLPTPIEDLAAGVRFLVRDRPNVFRLLMFAAALNFLITGISAVGFPYTVRTALGFGATVYGVADGLVGVAGTVGALVAGLFAAKLTMRRFPAAMAALTACLAPQGIAFLLPIGAWARLAALVTFTCGTMIACCFTNLIAIPAIQMSTPEAMTGKVMAMTSAIAMCAQPLGQIIYGWAYDRFSVAAVLLATAAAAALLTAAMAPLSKRFGC, encoded by the coding sequence ATGACCCTTCCAACCACCAATACGGGCGATTCGGCGGCCGTCGCAGCGGGCCGGACCGCGCCGCGCAACGGCGATTCGCCGCACTCCCCGCTGCTCGGCCGCGACTTCCTGCTGCTGGTCGCCGGCCAGGGCATCTCCCTGTTCGGCAACATGATGCTCCGCTTCGCCATGTCGATGTGGGTGCTGGACGAGACCGGTTCGGCCGCCTCGTTCGCCTCCATCCTGGCCGTCTCCATCGCGCCGACCATTCTGCTCTCCCCGTTCGGCGGGGTGCTGGCCGACCGCGTCAACCGACGCACCATCATGGTGGCGCTGGACGCCCTTTCCGCCGCGCTCGTGCTGGCGAGCGCGATCGTCTTCGCGGCCGTCGGATTCAGCATCGCCGCCATCGCCGCCATGCAGGTGTCGCTCGCCGTGCTCGGCGCCTTCGAAACGCCGACCGTGCAGGCTGCGCTCCCCCAACTGTTCCGCAGCCACGGGCCGGCCACCATGCGCCAAGGCATGGCCGTGATCAATCAGGTCCAGCAGTTGGGCAGCCTGCTGCCGAGCTTTCTCGGCGGCGTGCTGTATGCGGCGTTCGGCATCCGCACCATGATGATCGTCACCATCGCGAGTTTCGCCGGAGCGGCCGCGCTGGAATGCCTCATCCGGCTGGGGGCGCCCGATCGCGGCGAGGGACGGCTGCCGACGCCGATCGAGGATCTCGCGGCCGGCGTGCGTTTCCTTGTGCGCGACCGACCGAACGTGTTCAGGCTGCTGATGTTCGCGGCGGCGCTGAATTTCCTGATCACCGGCATATCCGCGGTCGGCTTCCCCTACACGGTCCGCACCGCGCTCGGTTTCGGCGCCACCGTCTACGGCGTCGCCGACGGTCTGGTCGGCGTCGCCGGCACAGTCGGCGCGCTCGTCGCCGGGCTATTCGCGGCGAAGCTGACGATGCGCCGCTTCCCCGCCGCGATGGCGGCGCTCACGGCATGTCTGGCACCGCAAGGCATCGCGTTCCTGCTGCCGATCGGCGCATGGGCGAGACTCGCGGCACTGGTGACGTTCACCTGCGGCACGATGATCGCCTGCTGCTTCACGAACCTCATCGCCATTCCGGCCATCCAGATGAGCACGCCGGAGGCGATGACCGGCAAGGTGATGGCCATGACCAGCGCCATCGCCATGTGCGCCCAACCCCTCGGCCAGATAATCTACGGATGGGCCTATGACCGCTTCTCCGTGGCCGCCGTACTGCTGGCCACCGCGGCGGCGGCAGCGCTGCTCACCGCCGCGATGGCCCCGCTATCCAAGCGGTTCGGCTGCTGA
- a CDS encoding Lrp/AsnC ligand binding domain-containing protein: MADAIVLINTEANKVSEAAQAIVEIDGVKDVYSVAGEVDLVAVVSTPHFDGLTDIIPGGIAKVDGVLGTQTLMAFRQYSSSDEAAAYDLGVD, from the coding sequence ATGGCTGACGCAATCGTGCTGATCAACACCGAGGCGAACAAGGTATCCGAGGCCGCGCAGGCGATCGTCGAGATCGACGGCGTCAAGGACGTGTATTCGGTGGCGGGGGAGGTCGACCTGGTGGCCGTGGTCTCCACGCCGCATTTCGACGGGCTGACCGACATCATTCCCGGCGGTATCGCCAAGGTCGACGGCGTGCTCGGCACGCAGACCCTGATGGCCTTCCGCCAGTATTCGTCCAGCGACGAGGCCGCCGCCTACGATCTCGGCGTCGACTGA
- the murA gene encoding UDP-N-acetylglucosamine 1-carboxyvinyltransferase, with protein sequence MPLKRTKEVSVAEDQKDDILHVEGGKPLNGTIKVRGAKNFVSKAMVAALLAPGKSVLKNVPEIRDVHVVSDLLRLHGVDVDVNGENGIVTIDASHVQLADVADVDTLSGSSRIPILFSGPLVHRLGEAFIPALGGCAIGGRPIDFHLETLRKLGATVDKEHKDGIHITAPNGLTGAKIHLPYPSVGATEQTLLAAVLAKGKTELSGAATEPEIMDLVCVLQKMGAIISVDVDRTFRIEGVKELKGFTHTALTDRIEAASWASAALATHGDIFVKGATQPEMMTFLNVFRKIGGEFDITDKGIRFWHPGGDLKPVAIETDVHPGFMTDWQQPLVVALTQANGLSIVHETVYENRFGFTKPLVQMGATIQLYRECLGSLPCRFQQRNYKHSAVIFGPTPLTGRDIDVPDLRGGFSHLIAALAASGPSDVHGISLIDRGYADFRGKLTALGADID encoded by the coding sequence ATGCCATTGAAGAGAACGAAAGAGGTTAGCGTGGCCGAGGACCAGAAGGACGACATCCTGCACGTTGAGGGCGGCAAGCCGCTGAACGGCACGATCAAGGTGCGTGGCGCGAAGAACTTCGTCAGCAAGGCCATGGTCGCCGCGCTGCTCGCACCGGGCAAGTCGGTGCTGAAGAACGTGCCGGAGATCCGCGATGTGCATGTGGTGTCCGATCTGCTGCGTCTGCATGGCGTGGACGTGGACGTGAACGGCGAGAATGGCATCGTGACGATCGACGCGAGCCACGTGCAGCTCGCCGATGTGGCCGACGTGGACACGCTGTCCGGCTCGTCGCGCATCCCGATCCTGTTTTCCGGCCCGCTCGTGCATCGTCTCGGCGAGGCATTCATCCCGGCGCTCGGAGGATGCGCCATCGGCGGCCGCCCGATTGACTTCCATCTGGAGACGCTGCGCAAGCTCGGCGCCACCGTCGACAAGGAACATAAGGACGGCATCCACATCACCGCCCCGAACGGCCTGACCGGCGCGAAGATCCACCTGCCGTACCCGTCCGTCGGCGCCACCGAGCAGACGCTGCTCGCGGCCGTGCTGGCCAAGGGCAAGACCGAGCTGTCCGGCGCCGCGACCGAACCCGAAATCATGGATCTGGTGTGCGTGCTGCAGAAAATGGGCGCGATCATCTCCGTGGATGTGGACCGCACCTTCCGCATCGAGGGCGTCAAGGAACTCAAGGGCTTCACGCACACGGCGCTCACCGACCGCATCGAGGCCGCGAGCTGGGCGTCCGCCGCGCTCGCCACGCACGGCGACATCTTTGTCAAGGGCGCGACCCAGCCCGAGATGATGACCTTCCTCAACGTGTTCCGCAAGATCGGCGGCGAGTTCGACATCACTGACAAGGGCATCCGCTTCTGGCATCCGGGCGGCGACCTGAAGCCCGTGGCCATCGAGACCGACGTGCACCCCGGCTTCATGACCGACTGGCAGCAGCCGCTCGTCGTGGCCCTGACCCAGGCCAACGGCCTGAGCATCGTGCACGAGACAGTGTACGAGAACCGTTTCGGCTTCACCAAGCCGCTGGTTCAGATGGGCGCCACGATCCAGCTGTACCGCGAGTGCCTCGGCTCCCTGCCCTGCCGCTTCCAGCAGCGCAACTACAAGCATTCCGCCGTGATCTTCGGGCCGACCCCGCTGACCGGCCGCGACATCGACGTGCCGGATCTGCGCGGCGGGTTCAGCCATCTGATCGCGGCGCTGGCCGCGTCCGGTCCGTCCGACGTGCACGGTATCTCGCTGATCGACCGCGGCTACGCCGACTTCCGCGGCAAGCTGACCGCGCTCGGCGCCGACATCGACTGA
- a CDS encoding diguanylate cyclase has translation MGQDFEPFYDVNLSYDDNYARGPFGAFAEALAGAADASGAADVAGSAAVGAAATTEFLGHRVNLPFGIPAGPLLNECFTTAAFRKGFDLATYKTVRSRAWGCNPFPNVLAVHPKSADGSLTPGSAELDEGVLADTRYEMPISISNSFGVPSRDPDEWQPDMRKAIAAAGPGQLLIPSFQGSREPGMTTEAYIADHVATARLVKETGAGLMVMNTSCPNEGHNRLLCHDPLLVGRITEAVKGEIGDLPLAVKMAYLPPVEVEGGWGEHRRIVDDSALELMVRETAARDSVQAFSAINTISARLVDAQGNQALPGAGRDRSGVCGRAIRHAGLDMVRRLAVIREKLGLDYTIIGLGGVVSPEDYRSYRAAGADAVMSATGAMWDADLALKIKTAR, from the coding sequence ATGGGCCAGGATTTCGAACCGTTCTACGACGTCAACCTCAGCTATGACGACAATTATGCGCGCGGGCCGTTCGGCGCGTTCGCGGAGGCGCTCGCCGGCGCGGCCGATGCGTCCGGCGCGGCTGATGTAGCCGGATCGGCGGCCGTTGGCGCGGCGGCCACGACCGAGTTCCTCGGGCATCGGGTCAACCTGCCGTTCGGCATTCCGGCGGGGCCGCTGCTCAACGAGTGCTTCACCACGGCCGCGTTCCGCAAGGGATTCGATCTGGCGACCTACAAAACCGTGCGCTCGCGGGCATGGGGGTGCAACCCGTTCCCGAACGTGCTGGCCGTGCACCCGAAAAGCGCGGATGGCTCGCTGACGCCGGGCAGCGCCGAGCTCGACGAGGGCGTTCTGGCCGACACGCGGTACGAGATGCCGATTTCGATCTCCAACTCCTTCGGCGTGCCGTCGCGCGATCCCGACGAGTGGCAGCCGGACATGCGCAAGGCGATCGCCGCGGCGGGCCCCGGCCAGCTGCTTATCCCCAGCTTCCAGGGGTCGCGTGAGCCGGGCATGACCACCGAGGCATACATCGCTGACCATGTCGCCACCGCGCGGCTGGTCAAGGAGACCGGTGCCGGGCTGATGGTGATGAACACGAGCTGCCCGAACGAGGGGCACAATCGCCTGCTATGCCACGACCCGCTGCTGGTCGGCCGCATCACCGAGGCAGTGAAGGGCGAGATCGGCGATCTGCCGCTCGCGGTGAAGATGGCGTATCTGCCCCCGGTCGAAGTCGAGGGCGGTTGGGGCGAGCACCGCCGCATCGTCGACGACTCGGCGCTGGAGCTGATGGTGCGCGAGACCGCGGCCCGGGATTCGGTGCAGGCGTTCTCCGCGATCAACACGATCTCCGCCCGCTTGGTCGACGCGCAGGGCAACCAGGCGCTGCCGGGCGCCGGACGCGATCGCAGCGGCGTATGCGGCCGCGCGATCCGCCACGCCGGTCTCGACATGGTGCGCAGGCTCGCCGTGATCCGCGAGAAGCTCGGGCTCGACTATACGATCATCGGTCTCGGCGGCGTGGTGTCGCCCGAGGATTACCGGTCGTACCGCGCCGCCGGCGCCGATGCGGTGATGAGCGCGACCGGCGCCATGTGGGACGCCGATCTCGCTCTCAAGATCAAGACCGCGCGCTAG